One window of Marinomonas primoryensis genomic DNA carries:
- a CDS encoding LysE family translocator produces the protein MNLALLSAFIPTFFFVSITPGMCMTLAMTLGMTIGIKRALWMMLGELVGVATVAILSAIGVAALLLNYPNVFIVLKYIGGAYLAFIGLQMWLSKGKMAIKADANDTKPASRIDLISQGFVTAIANPKGWAFFVALLPPFLDASQPLISQLAVLITIILTLELTCLLIYAAGGRTLKSILMQSGNVRIMNRIAGSLMIGVGVWLAVG, from the coding sequence GTGAACCTCGCGCTTCTTTCCGCATTTATACCGACGTTCTTTTTTGTGTCTATTACCCCAGGTATGTGCATGACATTGGCCATGACATTAGGTATGACAATTGGCATAAAGCGCGCGCTTTGGATGATGCTAGGTGAGCTTGTAGGTGTGGCAACCGTGGCTATTTTGTCTGCGATTGGTGTGGCGGCATTATTATTGAATTACCCTAATGTATTTATCGTACTGAAATACATCGGTGGCGCTTATCTTGCTTTTATTGGTCTTCAAATGTGGTTATCTAAAGGTAAAATGGCCATTAAAGCGGATGCTAATGACACCAAACCCGCCTCACGAATTGACCTAATATCGCAAGGCTTTGTAACCGCGATAGCGAATCCTAAAGGCTGGGCATTTTTTGTTGCGTTACTGCCGCCTTTTTTAGATGCCAGTCAGCCTCTTATAAGTCAGTTAGCTGTGCTGATTACGATTATTCTAACGCTTGAACTGACGTGCTTACTTATTTATGCGGCGGGTGGAAGAACGCTTAAGTCAATTTTAATGCAAAGTGGCAATGTAAGAATTATGAATCGCATTGCTGGGTCATTAATGATTGGTGTTGGCGTTTGGTTAGCAGTTGGTTAA